TCATCGCCTGGGTGGGGCTGATGATGCCCCACGCAGCGAGGCTGATACTGGGCCCGGATCATAGGTTTGTCATTCCGGCAGCGGCGATGCTCGGCGGGACGTACCTCATCGTCTGTGATACCCTGGCGAGAACCCTGACGTCGGCGGAGATTCCTGTGGGGATCATCACGTCGATCCTGGGAGCTCCTTACCTATTCTACCTTCTGAGAACGAGGGGTCGAGCCATATTCGGGTGATCTATCATGCTCCAAGTGAACGACTTGTATTTTAACTATGGAAAGAAGGCCGTCTTTGAAGGGGTCTCCTTCGACGTCGATGAGGGGGAGCTCTGCGGCCTCTTCGGCCCGAACGGCTGCGGAAAGACTACGCTCTTCAAGTGCTGCCTCAAATTTCTGAAGTACCATCGGGGCTCGGTGGTCATGAACGGGATCGACATCACCGACCATCGGATCGAGAATATGGCGCGACTTGTCGCCTACGTCCCCCAGGAGCATAAGCCACCATTTCCCTATCTAGTCAAGGAGGTGGTGCTGATGGGAAGGACTCCCCATCTCCGGGGCGTCTTTGGGATCAGCCGGAAGGACAAGGAAAGAGCTCTGACCGCCCTCGAAACCCTCGACATCGCCCACCTTGCAGACCAGCCCTACAACCAGCTCTCGGGAGGCCAGCGCCAGATGGTGCTGATGGCGAGGGCGATCGCTCAGGATACGAAGATCATGTTCTTGGACGAGCCGACATCGGCCCTCGATTTCAGCAATCAGATCAGGATCTGGAATATAATGCGACGGGTGGCAGAGGAAGGGGTCACCATCCTGGCCTGCAGCCACGATCCCAACCACGTATCCTGGTTCTGCAACAAG
The sequence above is drawn from the Methanothrix harundinacea 6Ac genome and encodes:
- a CDS encoding ABC transporter ATP-binding protein; translated protein: MLQVNDLYFNYGKKAVFEGVSFDVDEGELCGLFGPNGCGKTTLFKCCLKFLKYHRGSVVMNGIDITDHRIENMARLVAYVPQEHKPPFPYLVKEVVLMGRTPHLRGVFGISRKDKERALTALETLDIAHLADQPYNQLSGGQRQMVLMARAIAQDTKIMFLDEPTSALDFSNQIRIWNIMRRVAEEGVTILACSHDPNHVSWFCNKVVVMNRNGIVAEGAPHHVITEPVLDEIYEGICSVRSVGGTRMVMPRKVAEREYGEISLENLRGIRRASTVEMKRL